One Halanaerobium hydrogeniformans genomic window, TTAAATAATCTTGAGTGTGATGAAGATCAATTTATAGAAAGAATTAAGTCATACCAGGGTATAGTTGATGAAGTAGAGTTTACCGAAGAAGAGTTAATTATTTCTTATGATGATAGATTAATCTCACCATCTGAAATAGAAAAAATTGTGTCTTAATTGCTTGCAATTCCTCCAGTATTATTAGATAATATTTACTAATAACTTTTTAATTAGTAATTCACGATAATTTTAAGGAGGAATTATAATGCTTTATTTAAATGATATAAAAAACAATTCTGATTTTCAGCATATGATAGAAGAAGCCAACAATTATCTTTCGGAAAAAGGTTATACTGAACATGGTTTTCGCCATGTTAATTATGTTTCCGAAACAACTGAAAGGATTTTAAAAAGGCTTAACTTTGATGACAGAACAGTTGAATTAGGTGCTATAGCAGGTTATCTACATGATATTGGAAATATGTTTAATCGTAAACACCACGGAATTTCTGGTGCGAATATAGTTTATACAGAGCTAAGAAGGCTTGATGTTCCATTAGAAGATATAACCAAAATAACTACAGCAATTGCAAATCATGATGTAGATATAGGTAAAGCAGTAAGCCCTATTACCGCTGCTTTAATTCTGGCTGATAAAAGTGATGCTCATCGAACAAGGGTCAACAAAAAAGATTCTACTTTTATTCATGACAGAGTAAACCTTGCTATTCGTGATTCAGAAATATCTGTTCAACCAGAAGCTGAAACTATTACCTTAAATATCGATTATGATTCTTCAATCAGTCAGGTTATGGATTATTTTGAAATATATCTTTA contains:
- a CDS encoding HD domain-containing protein; protein product: MLYLNDIKNNSDFQHMIEEANNYLSEKGYTEHGFRHVNYVSETTERILKRLNFDDRTVELGAIAGYLHDIGNMFNRKHHGISGANIVYTELRRLDVPLEDITKITTAIANHDVDIGKAVSPITAALILADKSDAHRTRVNKKDSTFIHDRVNLAIRDSEISVQPEAETITLNIDYDSSISQVMDYFEIYLYRMEMCKEAASYLGSRFRLFINDLELLGHVDYQE